A part of Arachis hypogaea cultivar Tifrunner chromosome 12, arahy.Tifrunner.gnm2.J5K5, whole genome shotgun sequence genomic DNA contains:
- the LOC112729301 gene encoding uncharacterized protein, protein MPAPIPFTSASAMIRRRLLQSTRTRGGASSGPSRWTSPGHEETPKGLLFNRTPPPPGQSRKWEDWELPCYVTSFLTIVILGVGLNAKPDLTIETWAHEKALERLKMENSLAASTGATTTTTDNNNNNGDNGDNVEDVPHSES, encoded by the coding sequence ATGCCGGCTCCAATACCTTTCACGAGCGCATCGGCCATGATCCGCCGCCGCCTCCTTCAATCCACCCGCACGCGCGGAGGTGCATCCTCCGGGCCTAGCCGCTGGACAAGCCCGGGCCATGAGGAAACTCCCAAGGGCCTTCTCTTCAACCGCACCCCTCCTCCCCCCGGTCAATCCCGCAAGTGGGAGGATTGGGAGCTTCCTTGCTACGTCACCAGCTTCCTCACCATCGTCATCCTCGGCGTCGGGCTCAACGCCAAGCCCGACCTCACCATCGAGACCTGGGCCCACGAGAAGGCCCTCGAGCGCCTCAAGATGGAGAACAGCCTCGCCGCCTCAACCGGAGCAACAACAACCACTAccgacaacaataacaacaacggCGATAACGGCGATAACGTTGAAGATGTGCCCCACTCTGAGTCTTGA